The Flavobacterium sp. HJ-32-4 genome contains a region encoding:
- a CDS encoding DUF6607 family protein, with product MHDQDNDKIIRDKDGNDYLLAQEKGYNTYTKVDDSRCEAAQKWWKENKEFWKKVRTRWEAEFAKNKDLQLRAEVDGKPLYMHLLQLKKDASQEEINKIIDSFIVSK from the coding sequence ATTCACGACCAGGATAACGACAAAATCATCAGGGATAAGGACGGAAACGATTATCTCCTGGCCCAGGAAAAAGGATATAATACCTACACGAAAGTTGATGATTCGAGATGTGAAGCTGCTCAAAAATGGTGGAAAGAGAACAAAGAATTTTGGAAAAAAGTTCGAACAAGATGGGAGGCCGAGTTTGCGAAAAATAAAGACTTACAATTACGGGCAGAGGTAGATGGTAAACCTTTGTATATGCATTTGCTACAATTAAAAAAGGATGCAAGCCAGGAAGAAATAAATAAAATAATTGACAGTTTTATAGTTTCTAAATAA
- a CDS encoding DUF6607 family protein, with protein MKHHLVLAVLFLSVSIYAQKTEDEKAIKAMCGCYEIKFNFAETFNYPKDTVNYKASKVKHETALEWAELIEDEPGKKSIQHLLIVGNDMIVKHWRQDWVFENTKFYDYNGFEDWKYRTVSKNRVAGQWTQSVFEVDDRPRYTGSSTWVHVDGRTFWENTANAPLPRREYTQRSDYNITRRTNVHEIVKKRMDSRPG; from the coding sequence GTGAAGCATCATTTAGTACTTGCCGTCTTGTTCTTATCAGTTTCAATCTATGCGCAAAAAACGGAAGATGAAAAAGCCATTAAAGCAATGTGCGGTTGCTATGAAATCAAATTCAATTTTGCGGAAACGTTTAACTATCCTAAAGACACTGTAAACTACAAAGCGTCTAAAGTAAAACACGAAACAGCGTTAGAATGGGCGGAATTAATTGAAGACGAACCAGGAAAAAAGTCTATCCAACATTTACTCATCGTTGGAAACGATATGATTGTTAAACATTGGCGTCAGGATTGGGTATTTGAAAACACGAAATTTTATGACTACAATGGCTTTGAAGATTGGAAGTATAGAACCGTTTCAAAAAACAGGGTTGCCGGACAATGGACGCAAAGTGTCTTTGAAGTAGACGATAGACCCAGATATACGGGATCATCCACCTGGGTTCACGTTGACGGCAGAACATTTTGGGAAAATACTGCCAATGCACCACTTCCGAGAAGAGAATATACGCAAAGAAGTGATTACAACATTACAAGAAGGACCAATGTGCACGAAATCGTAAAAAAACGGATGGATTCACGACCAGGATAA
- a CDS encoding VOC family protein — MVTTLNWFEIPATDFERAKAFYATVLDAALYDDPNRHYAYLPANPEKGEFGGAIGFGENFVPATTGITIYLDGGDDLSVPLNRVEGAGGKVILPKTAIGGNGFIALFIDTEGNKVGFHSMG, encoded by the coding sequence ATGGTAACGACTCTCAATTGGTTTGAAATCCCGGCAACGGACTTCGAACGCGCAAAAGCATTTTACGCCACGGTGCTGGATGCTGCACTGTATGACGATCCTAACCGGCACTATGCCTATCTACCGGCTAATCCGGAGAAGGGCGAATTCGGTGGCGCCATCGGTTTTGGCGAAAACTTCGTTCCGGCCACTACCGGCATCACCATTTACCTGGATGGCGGAGACGACCTTTCCGTTCCCCTAAACCGGGTAGAAGGTGCCGGCGGAAAAGTCATCCTACCCAAAACGGCGATTGGTGGCAACGGCTTTATCGCCCTTTTTATCGACACCGAAGGAAACAAAGTGGGATTCCATTCGATGGGATAA
- a CDS encoding YciI family protein, whose product MERFMFLFRGGDTHVHTAKDSEEEKAYIQSWMAWMQDLGEKGILAGGEPLQTTGKQVNGKEKVVTDGPFVEAQEMVGGYLVINAHDIDEAVAIAKGCPIFNEDGKVEVRPLQKLAS is encoded by the coding sequence ATGGAACGATTTATGTTTTTATTCCGGGGTGGCGACACGCACGTCCACACCGCGAAAGATTCCGAAGAAGAAAAGGCCTATATCCAATCATGGATGGCCTGGATGCAGGATCTGGGTGAGAAGGGCATCCTCGCCGGGGGAGAACCTCTTCAAACCACGGGCAAACAGGTAAATGGCAAAGAGAAGGTCGTGACGGATGGCCCGTTTGTCGAAGCCCAGGAAATGGTAGGCGGTTACCTCGTCATCAACGCGCACGACATCGACGAAGCGGTAGCGATCGCAAAAGGATGTCCGATTTTTAATGAGGACGGGAAAGTGGAAGTCCGTCCACTCCAGAAACTGGCGAGTTAA
- a CDS encoding helix-turn-helix domain-containing protein — protein sequence MKKNTNIDNQEDTINKKRVFDEESCPIAATMRVLGGKWKPILINAIYETSPARFGELKRSVTGITQSMLTSQLRELEDDGIISRKIYAEIPPRVEYTLTEFGLTLSPIMLAMGKWGEEYRLKKATPQAQSNE from the coding sequence ATGAAAAAAAATACTAATATTGATAATCAAGAAGATACAATAAATAAAAAACGGGTATTTGACGAAGAATCTTGTCCGATAGCGGCCACGATGCGGGTTTTGGGAGGAAAATGGAAGCCGATACTCATCAATGCCATCTACGAGACATCTCCGGCCCGGTTTGGGGAATTGAAGCGAAGTGTGACCGGGATCACCCAATCGATGCTCACATCGCAACTTCGGGAACTGGAAGACGATGGGATCATCAGCCGGAAGATCTATGCGGAAATTCCGCCAAGGGTGGAATACACCTTAACCGAGTTTGGACTTACCCTCTCGCCCATCATGCTGGCTATGGGCAAGTGGGGGGAAGAGTATCGATTGAAGAAGGCCACGCCGCAAGCCCAGTCTAACGAGTAG
- a CDS encoding GIY-YIG nuclease family protein, whose amino-acid sequence MYVYILTNERKTVLYTGVTSQLCKRIAQHKTKYYPNSFSARYSVDKLVWFEYYHSKLEAIRIEKLIKAGSRKAKINRINGLNPQWRDLWEDVNAAFEYGITGPGLARLK is encoded by the coding sequence ATGTATGTCTATATCCTTACAAACGAAAGAAAAACAGTGCTCTACACGGGCGTTACGTCTCAATTGTGCAAACGGATCGCGCAGCACAAAACGAAGTACTATCCCAACAGTTTCAGCGCACGATACAGCGTGGACAAGTTAGTTTGGTTTGAATACTACCACAGTAAACTTGAAGCGATACGGATAGAGAAGTTGATTAAGGCCGGATCGCGAAAAGCAAAAATCAACAGAATTAATGGGTTGAACCCACAGTGGCGGGATCTTTGGGAGGACGTCAACGCCGCATTTGAATATGGAATTACAGGACCAGGTTTGGCGAGGTTGAAGTGA
- a CDS encoding M56 family metallopeptidase: MEPLLLYIIKSGGLLAGFFLFYHLLLRKETFFNLNRVFLLSGLVIATILPLCTIQREITVKKPVQVALPKVVQAQPVMEPLPVSMDSQVPQSVPVSQVSQATEATAPVAAPTVDWTAVMWYVYVVVGSLLVLHVLCTLFSLYRLLRKRQVRRHPEYALVDVEEEIAPFSFFRYIVLNSSLYTAQEFRSILSHERVHSSEHHSFDVLFTRLFCIVFWFNPVIWMYRKAIAQNLEYIADRRAVSVVEDRRAYQFALLRVASSYRNLSLTNPFYQSLIKKRIVMLNKRESSKKNLWKYALILPLLAAFLVSFQVKLIAREVPSMVLNQIGDPLTLVIDKNTTDAEIKEKTEAIRKEHGITVKVSKVKRNSRGEITGIKVEYKDKNGRKGVSQISSDEPIHPIFFYKDDDRIGFSDRRAPMIIDTRDFHAGDFDFAFGEAPEAPEALEAPEAFEAPEAPEAPEAPEFEEWSDSFSSSVTVTDVDGEEPIVIVNGKRIDVKDLDKAMADLDPKVRARIKVIDEDGRIRVETGDGSEGDVYIMKADKIRRKAMEDARFQMKKARIEIEKQRPRMEQMRKEMDEARARMEGDRDAQLAKEREEMQRAKEEMLKAKDELEKAKVELEKARAALKKA; encoded by the coding sequence ATGGAACCACTACTCCTTTACATCATCAAATCGGGCGGGTTGCTCGCCGGTTTTTTCCTGTTCTACCACCTGTTGCTTCGCAAAGAGACATTTTTTAACCTCAATCGGGTGTTTTTATTGAGCGGACTCGTGATTGCTACGATACTGCCGCTTTGCACGATACAACGGGAAATCACCGTGAAGAAGCCCGTTCAGGTGGCCCTGCCAAAGGTGGTGCAGGCCCAGCCGGTTATGGAACCACTTCCGGTGTCAATGGATTCTCAGGTGCCGCAGTCCGTACCCGTATCACAGGTATCGCAAGCGACTGAGGCGACAGCACCCGTGGCCGCACCGACCGTTGACTGGACGGCGGTCATGTGGTATGTGTATGTCGTGGTGGGCAGCCTGTTGGTGCTGCACGTGTTGTGTACGCTTTTTTCACTCTACCGCCTGTTACGCAAACGGCAGGTGCGACGCCACCCCGAGTATGCCCTGGTAGATGTAGAGGAAGAAATCGCGCCCTTCTCGTTTTTCCGTTACATCGTGTTGAACTCCTCATTGTATACCGCACAGGAATTCCGCAGCATCCTGAGCCATGAACGGGTGCACAGCAGCGAACACCATTCATTTGACGTACTGTTTACTCGCCTGTTTTGCATTGTTTTCTGGTTCAATCCGGTTATCTGGATGTACCGCAAAGCCATTGCCCAGAACCTGGAATATATCGCCGACCGACGGGCTGTTTCCGTCGTCGAAGACCGCCGCGCCTACCAGTTTGCCCTGTTGCGGGTGGCCAGCTCGTATCGCAATCTATCGCTTACCAATCCCTTTTATCAATCATTAATCAAAAAACGAATCGTTATGTTAAACAAACGCGAATCCAGCAAAAAGAATCTTTGGAAGTACGCTCTTATTTTGCCGTTGCTGGCGGCTTTCCTAGTCAGTTTCCAGGTGAAACTCATCGCCCGTGAGGTACCGTCGATGGTATTGAACCAAATCGGCGACCCACTGACACTCGTCATCGACAAGAACACTACCGATGCCGAGATCAAAGAGAAAACCGAGGCTATCCGGAAAGAGCACGGTATTACCGTAAAGGTATCGAAGGTGAAACGCAACAGTCGGGGTGAGATTACCGGCATCAAGGTCGAGTATAAAGACAAAAACGGCCGTAAGGGCGTGTCGCAGATCAGCAGTGACGAACCCATCCATCCGATCTTCTTCTATAAGGACGACGACCGGATTGGTTTCAGCGACCGTCGTGCGCCGATGATCATCGATACAAGGGACTTCCATGCCGGCGATTTTGATTTCGCATTCGGAGAGGCTCCTGAAGCACCGGAAGCACTGGAAGCGCCAGAGGCGTTCGAAGCCCCAGAGGCTCCAGAAGCCCCGGAGGCCCCTGAGTTTGAGGAATGGTCGGACAGCTTCAGCAGTTCCGTGACCGTGACGGATGTGGACGGTGAAGAGCCCATCGTCATCGTCAACGGAAAACGGATCGATGTTAAGGACCTTGACAAAGCCATGGCCGATCTTGACCCGAAGGTACGGGCGCGCATCAAGGTCATCGATGAGGACGGCCGCATACGGGTCGAAACCGGTGACGGTTCAGAGGGCGATGTCTACATCATGAAAGCCGACAAGATCCGGAGAAAGGCGATGGAAGACGCGCGTTTCCAAATGAAGAAGGCCCGTATCGAGATCGAAAAACAACGTCCGCGCATGGAACAGATGCGTAAGGAAATGGACGAAGCCCGTGCCCGGATGGAGGGCGACCGTGACGCACAATTAGCCAAAGAACGCGAGGAAATGCAACGCGCCAAGGAAGAGATGCTGAAAGCCAAAGACGAGTTGGAAAAGGCCAAGGTGGAATTGGAGAAGGCGAGGGCGGCGTTGAAGAAGGCGTAA
- a CDS encoding BlaI/MecI/CopY family transcriptional regulator produces the protein MQNLTNKEEEIMQILWRLGKAFVKDIQAEIKHEQPHYNTLSTIVRNLEEKGYVSHNAYGNTHQYFPIVKIEDYRKKFMKTAIDNYFNSSYKNMVSFFAQEDKISAEELREILALIEKK, from the coding sequence ATGCAGAACCTGACCAATAAAGAGGAAGAAATCATGCAGATTTTGTGGCGTTTGGGGAAGGCCTTCGTCAAAGACATACAGGCCGAGATCAAGCACGAGCAGCCGCATTATAACACCCTTTCGACGATTGTCCGCAACCTTGAGGAGAAGGGCTATGTGTCGCACAACGCCTACGGCAATACGCACCAGTATTTTCCGATCGTGAAGATCGAAGACTACCGGAAGAAGTTCATGAAAACCGCGATCGACAACTATTTCAACAGTTCGTATAAGAACATGGTGTCGTTTTTCGCGCAGGAAGACAAGATTTCGGCGGAGGAGCTACGGGAGATACTGGCACTGATCGAAAAAAAGTAG
- a CDS encoding DUF1003 domain-containing protein — protein sequence MDTNNLDDLLDVEDRQLRKLHKIVADTIREEKLITGKLLHEPKEILTVGQRVSDRIARFGGSWKFIIWFGVTLAIWIAFNAAGPGQTRFDPYPFILLNLILSCIAALQAPVIMMSQNRQEEKDRMRSENDYLVNLKAEMEIRRLHQKMDLLLEEHLKTLYESQSLQMKILNELKEKLAAHENKDLNAPDLS from the coding sequence ATGGATACGAACAACCTGGACGACCTGCTTGACGTCGAAGACCGGCAGTTGCGGAAACTGCATAAAATCGTGGCCGACACGATCCGCGAGGAAAAACTGATTACCGGAAAGCTGCTCCACGAACCCAAAGAGATCCTCACAGTGGGACAACGCGTCTCGGATCGCATTGCCCGTTTCGGCGGTAGCTGGAAGTTCATCATCTGGTTTGGCGTCACGCTTGCCATCTGGATTGCGTTCAATGCGGCCGGCCCCGGACAAACGCGCTTCGACCCCTATCCGTTCATCCTCCTCAACCTTATCCTGTCGTGTATCGCCGCCCTCCAGGCCCCGGTCATTATGATGAGCCAAAACCGCCAGGAGGAGAAAGACCGCATGCGAAGCGAAAACGACTACCTCGTCAACCTCAAAGCCGAAATGGAAATCCGCCGCCTCCACCAGAAAATGGACCTGCTGTTGGAGGAACACCTCAAAACGCTCTACGAAAGCCAGTCGTTACAGATGAAAATCCTGAACGAACTCAAAGAGAAACTGGCCGCGCACGAGAACAAAGACCTGAACGCTCCTGACCTTTCATAA
- a CDS encoding BON domain-containing protein, giving the protein MTVDSTLRRLIRQHILRTPQLDTAEIAVSVTDGIVRLRGRVENPLLERLVVGLSKQVHGVRDVYSELSYGAANPDYLTRLTLEKRLRDTLEVPDGRVSVVVQDGVVSLKGIVRWNYQKEAALEVGRSAGLPLEDDIEVNPRSTNDTDKESVSDALRRDGHISCEDIEVVVSGQTVMLVGSVPSEEEKETAEEIVRTIRGVKDVKNALYVK; this is encoded by the coding sequence ATGACAGTAGATTCTACCCTCCGGCGCCTGATACGGCAGCACATCCTGCGCACACCGCAACTGGATACCGCTGAAATAGCGGTTTCGGTCACGGATGGTATCGTGCGCCTGCGCGGACGGGTGGAAAACCCCCTGCTCGAACGTCTCGTCGTCGGATTATCCAAACAAGTGCATGGTGTGCGCGATGTCTACTCCGAACTTTCCTATGGTGCGGCCAACCCCGACTACCTGACCCGGCTGACCCTTGAAAAACGACTGCGGGATACATTAGAAGTGCCCGATGGCCGTGTTTCGGTGGTCGTGCAGGATGGTGTGGTGTCACTCAAAGGTATCGTACGCTGGAACTACCAGAAAGAAGCGGCCCTGGAAGTGGGACGCTCGGCCGGACTTCCACTCGAAGACGACATCGAAGTCAACCCGCGAAGTACGAATGACACCGATAAAGAAAGCGTATCAGACGCCCTGCGCCGCGACGGTCACATCAGTTGCGAGGATATTGAAGTCGTGGTATCCGGCCAAACGGTCATGCTCGTCGGCTCGGTTCCTTCCGAAGAGGAAAAAGAAACGGCCGAAGAGATCGTACGGACGATCCGTGGGGTCAAAGACGTGAAAAATGCGCTGTATGTGAAGTAA
- a CDS encoding response regulator yields MTTILVIEDHEDIRENIQEILTLAGYRVLTAPNGKAGIELALKTPPDLVLSDIMMPESDGYDVLQALQQHDATCGVPFIFITAKTERPDIRKGMELGADDYLTKPFDDVELLNAVTGRLKRRDRQREYYSKALSELNQLVAKDQGLDAFRQTIAELEPKKYKKKEVIYEEGDRIKGFYLILSGRVKTTRLTEEGRDIVTGIYGTDDFPGINMLFSEGHFADTATAIEEAELVFFPKSHCEDLVSKYPDLAGRFIRILANEVQAREEHLLQIAYRTVRQRIAEALLRYAKQKGEGEGIAASRSDLAAMSGTAPETVSRTLTDFADEGLVEKRGNLLFLKNRRGLERV; encoded by the coding sequence ATGACAACCATACTGGTAATTGAAGATCATGAGGATATCCGGGAGAACATCCAGGAAATCCTGACATTGGCCGGGTATCGCGTGCTGACCGCCCCTAACGGAAAAGCCGGTATCGAACTAGCCCTCAAAACACCGCCCGACCTGGTGCTGAGTGACATCATGATGCCCGAATCCGACGGCTATGATGTATTACAGGCGTTGCAACAACACGATGCGACCTGTGGCGTTCCGTTTATTTTCATCACGGCCAAGACCGAACGCCCCGACATCCGGAAAGGGATGGAACTGGGTGCGGACGATTACCTCACCAAACCCTTTGACGATGTCGAGTTACTGAATGCCGTCACCGGACGCCTGAAGCGCCGCGACCGCCAACGGGAGTACTACTCGAAGGCGTTGTCGGAACTCAACCAACTTGTCGCCAAAGACCAGGGACTCGATGCCTTTCGGCAGACGATTGCCGAGCTCGAGCCCAAAAAATACAAGAAGAAAGAAGTCATTTATGAGGAAGGCGACCGAATCAAAGGCTTCTACCTCATTCTTTCCGGACGGGTGAAAACCACACGCCTCACAGAAGAAGGACGCGACATCGTAACGGGTATTTACGGCACGGATGATTTCCCCGGCATCAATATGTTGTTTTCGGAAGGCCATTTTGCCGATACCGCTACCGCTATAGAAGAAGCCGAACTGGTGTTCTTCCCCAAAAGCCATTGCGAAGACCTGGTCAGTAAGTACCCCGACCTCGCCGGACGCTTCATCCGCATCCTGGCCAATGAAGTGCAGGCCCGTGAAGAGCACCTGTTGCAGATTGCCTACCGCACGGTGCGACAGCGGATTGCCGAAGCGCTGTTGCGGTATGCCAAACAAAAAGGAGAAGGGGAGGGCATTGCCGCCAGCCGCTCCGACCTTGCGGCTATGTCGGGCACCGCGCCGGAAACCGTCAGTCGTACCCTTACGGATTTTGCCGACGAAGGACTGGTAGAAAAACGGGGCAATCTCTTGTTTTTGAAAAACCGACGCGGACTCGAGCGGGTGTGA
- a CDS encoding PAS domain-containing sensor histidine kinase: MENLEALKGFVTNAIDGIIFIDDRGIVSTINPSACRLFGYEPSEVIGQNVSMLMPQPDRQRHDDYLRRYHESHVPRIIGIGREVTAVRRDGTLFPVKLGVSEVVYQGVTLYVGFIHDLTQQKADEAQLKQYASDLEELVERRTESLHKSVHDLEEAKAQIIESLEREKELGRLKSRFVSMASHEFRTPLNALQLSASLIGKYAESLESPEITKHVGKIKNAVGHLTAILNDFLHLEKLESGRIQVQASSVNLPELAREIAEEMQMMAKEQQQVTTRHSGTNTTVELDANLLRNCILNLVSNAIKYSAVDGRIAIHTAISETGCTISVSDTGIGIPEEDQVHLFEPFFRAANASLIPGTGLGLSIVSHYAALMGGTISFVSRPGEGTEFTLTLPVYDNHTGN; the protein is encoded by the coding sequence TTGGAGAATTTAGAAGCCTTAAAAGGGTTTGTTACCAATGCCATTGACGGCATCATTTTCATTGACGACCGCGGCATCGTGTCGACGATTAACCCGTCGGCCTGTCGCCTCTTCGGATACGAACCGTCGGAGGTAATCGGGCAGAACGTTTCAATGCTGATGCCACAACCCGATCGGCAGCGCCACGACGATTACCTGCGCCGCTACCACGAAAGCCATGTGCCCCGCATCATCGGTATCGGCCGGGAAGTAACGGCCGTTCGCCGTGATGGCACCCTTTTTCCCGTAAAACTCGGCGTCAGCGAAGTGGTGTATCAGGGCGTCACCCTGTATGTCGGGTTCATCCACGACCTCACCCAACAGAAAGCCGATGAGGCCCAATTGAAACAATACGCGTCCGACCTTGAAGAATTGGTCGAGCGCCGCACCGAGTCGCTCCACAAAAGCGTACACGACCTTGAAGAGGCAAAAGCCCAGATCATTGAATCGCTGGAACGCGAGAAAGAACTCGGACGCCTGAAAAGCCGCTTCGTCTCGATGGCGTCACATGAATTCCGCACACCACTGAACGCCCTGCAACTGTCGGCTTCCCTCATCGGGAAATACGCCGAATCGTTGGAGAGTCCGGAGATCACCAAACATGTCGGGAAGATCAAAAATGCGGTGGGCCACCTGACCGCCATCCTTAACGACTTCCTCCATCTTGAAAAACTCGAATCAGGCCGTATACAGGTGCAGGCCTCTTCGGTGAACCTGCCAGAACTGGCGCGCGAAATTGCAGAGGAAATGCAAATGATGGCCAAGGAACAGCAGCAGGTTACAACCCGGCATTCCGGCACCAACACCACCGTCGAGCTCGACGCGAACCTGTTACGCAACTGCATCCTGAACCTCGTTTCGAATGCGATCAAGTATTCAGCGGTTGACGGCCGTATCGCCATACACACGGCTATTTCCGAAACGGGCTGTACGATTTCCGTCAGCGATACGGGCATCGGCATACCTGAAGAAGACCAGGTGCACCTGTTCGAACCCTTTTTCCGGGCGGCGAATGCGTCGTTGATACCGGGCACGGGGTTGGGACTTTCAATTGTGTCACATTATGCCGCACTCATGGGCGGGACGATTTCGTTTGTCTCCCGTCCGGGGGAAGGAACAGAATTTACGTTAACTTTGCCTGTATATGACAACCATACTGGTAATTGA
- a CDS encoding DUF86 domain-containing protein → MDDYINSWLFDIKTSIEEIDSFFPDGKVFEAYRSDLKTRRAVERNIEIIGEAMTRILKRSPEIPISNSRKIVDARNRIIHGYDDVSDDVIWGIIVNNLPVLKSEVTRLLPD, encoded by the coding sequence ATGGATGATTACATCAATAGCTGGCTGTTCGATATAAAGACTTCGATTGAAGAAATTGATAGTTTTTTCCCCGATGGAAAGGTATTCGAAGCATATCGCAGTGACTTGAAGACGCGACGGGCGGTGGAGCGAAATATCGAGATAATCGGTGAGGCGATGACCCGGATATTGAAACGTTCGCCAGAAATCCCAATATCAAACTCCCGGAAGATTGTCGATGCACGAAACAGAATCATACACGGCTATGATGACGTGTCCGATGACGTAATTTGGGGAATTATAGTCAACAACCTGCCGGTACTAAAAAGCGAGGTAACGCGCCTGTTGCCTGATTGA